From Marivirga harenae, one genomic window encodes:
- a CDS encoding SixA phosphatase family protein has translation MRIIVVIILLSFLATACNNENENKVIYLVRHAEKDVTPKNDPPLTTDGVIRSVDLASWFNDIKVDSIFSTDYARTRETAEPVAERQNLQISLYEPKNFATKLKALKVDTILVIGHSNTILEEIEALGFEKPQKEIKESEYDKIFELRFASGEVITHSYGSKYKE, from the coding sequence CTAAGCTTTTTGGCTACAGCTTGTAATAATGAAAATGAAAACAAAGTCATCTATCTAGTTCGACATGCAGAAAAAGATGTAACCCCTAAAAATGATCCTCCTCTCACCACTGATGGCGTAATAAGGTCTGTGGATTTGGCTAGTTGGTTCAATGATATAAAGGTAGATTCAATTTTTTCAACGGATTATGCTCGGACACGTGAGACAGCCGAGCCAGTTGCGGAGCGTCAGAATCTTCAAATCTCACTATATGAACCCAAGAACTTTGCAACAAAATTAAAAGCATTAAAAGTGGATACTATTTTAGTAATAGGTCACAGCAATACCATTCTTGAAGAAATAGAAGCGTTGGGTTTTGAAAAGCCACAAAAGGAAATCAAAGAAAGTGAATATGATAAAATTTTTGAGTTAAGATTTGCTTCAGGCGAGGTTATTACCCACAGCTATGGATCAAAATATAAAGAATAA
- a CDS encoding SRPBCC family protein — MHLRLKTKVNQDFLSVKSGFDEKLFLSLNPPFPPVNLKEFGGCETGDRVHLELNFIFFKQDWISKITFDNTSDSVFEFVDEGIKLPFFLKSWKHHHVVEKIDENESSIIDDIEFKSPSILMDYLLKPVLWLQFAYRKPIYKKIFQAVGA; from the coding sequence ATGCACTTAAGACTCAAAACTAAAGTCAACCAAGACTTTTTATCGGTAAAAAGCGGATTTGATGAAAAACTGTTTTTATCCTTGAATCCTCCTTTTCCACCAGTTAACCTAAAGGAGTTTGGAGGTTGTGAAACAGGTGATAGGGTGCATCTCGAACTGAATTTTATTTTTTTTAAACAGGATTGGATTAGCAAAATAACTTTTGATAATACCTCAGATTCTGTTTTTGAATTTGTAGATGAAGGCATCAAGTTACCATTCTTTTTAAAATCATGGAAGCATCATCATGTGGTTGAGAAAATCGATGAAAATGAATCTAGTATCATAGATGATATTGAATTTAAATCACCATCCATATTAATGGATTACTTATTGAAGCCTGTTTTGTGGCTTCAATTTGCTTATCGGAAGCCCATTTACAAGAAGATATTTCAGGCTGTGGGTGCATAA
- a CDS encoding TlpA family protein disulfide reductase, whose protein sequence is MRGKLLFGILLFFFSTLELSASSVTFKHKENFKIKLQDPTYPQLISYFPKFAYPTSTEFQLVGMDFHFYLLSLNDTQYYLWIKDINLDFEIEVSQPERNDQDILIVSVEKWRSGNLSLSNSKLKKLNSIDLYYSKALDSIEHLALSDDKYGAETGYNTTVWSHRSAKRLFNFAIENYNQEFEENIVGYSSKYVKYWQLMYKLFYQYFHTSAFKGLKKIEMKSEIESDFGEPESNALVFYHFFRIGLPLSELEENYQLLKGDLSDREKNIVQELIQMQKLKELSVRSEIDFIFGIDIDGAMENYISRDSSERSYLLVFWSIWDTDIAHEFNLLEDLKLEVKDNFRFVHICIDAYEVPEKTKAFIYQNRIRGHHLLPEQSNAFRKSRYKNDLNIRNFPFYIILDKKGEIIESESMSLIISDRLEEKLIKAGAKK, encoded by the coding sequence ATGAGGGGCAAGCTACTATTCGGCATATTGTTATTTTTTTTTAGTACACTCGAGCTTTCGGCAAGTTCGGTAACATTTAAGCATAAAGAAAATTTCAAAATCAAGCTTCAGGATCCAACTTATCCTCAATTAATAAGCTATTTTCCAAAATTTGCGTACCCAACCTCCACAGAATTTCAATTAGTAGGAATGGATTTTCATTTCTATTTATTGAGTCTGAATGATACTCAATACTATTTATGGATTAAAGACATAAACTTGGATTTTGAGATTGAAGTATCACAGCCTGAAAGGAATGACCAAGACATCTTGATCGTGTCAGTAGAAAAGTGGCGATCTGGAAATCTTAGTTTAAGCAATTCTAAACTTAAGAAACTCAATAGTATAGACCTTTATTATTCGAAAGCTTTAGATAGCATAGAACATTTAGCTTTAAGTGATGATAAATATGGAGCTGAAACCGGCTATAATACTACGGTATGGAGTCATAGGTCTGCTAAGCGTTTATTTAATTTTGCTATAGAGAATTATAATCAGGAGTTTGAGGAAAATATAGTGGGATATTCATCCAAGTATGTCAAGTATTGGCAATTGATGTATAAATTATTTTATCAATATTTTCATACCAGTGCTTTTAAAGGATTGAAGAAAATTGAAATGAAATCAGAAATAGAGTCTGATTTTGGGGAGCCCGAATCAAATGCCTTGGTTTTTTATCATTTCTTTAGAATCGGACTGCCTTTATCCGAATTAGAAGAGAATTACCAATTACTTAAAGGTGATTTAAGTGATAGGGAAAAAAACATAGTTCAGGAACTGATCCAAATGCAAAAGTTAAAGGAGCTATCTGTTCGATCCGAAATAGATTTTATTTTTGGAATTGACATAGACGGAGCAATGGAGAACTATATTTCCCGTGATTCATCTGAAAGGTCGTATTTACTAGTTTTTTGGTCAATCTGGGATACAGACATAGCCCACGAATTTAATTTGTTAGAAGATTTAAAACTAGAAGTAAAGGACAATTTCAGATTCGTGCATATCTGTATTGATGCTTACGAAGTGCCTGAAAAAACCAAAGCATTTATTTATCAAAATAGGATAAGAGGTCATCATTTATTACCCGAACAATCTAATGCCTTTAGAAAAAGTAGATATAAAAATGACTTAAATATACGGAATTTCCCATTTTACATAATTTTAGACAAAAAGGGTGAAATTATTGAATCAGAGTCAATGTCATTAATTATCAGTGATCGTCTTGAAGAAAAGTTGATCAAAGCAGGTGCAAAAAAATAG
- the ftsH gene encoding ATP-dependent zinc metalloprotease FtsH has translation MAETPKDNKRKKIIPKPPQKPNYQIWVIIILISVVFGISMFSGSSSAIKISEKRFERMYLSNDVKKVLLLKNQGIVEVFLKEEALQNSKYIQELENSNPWNYQQGPHYSFEIPSLDIFDKNFAQLESQVPEGDRIGYEVEERTQWSEMFWSYGFLIFLLFGVWFLMRRMSGQGGPGGQIFNIGKSKAALFDAENKVKITFKDVAGLDEAKEEVAEIVEFLKNPSKFTTLGGKIPKGALLVGPPGTGKTLLAKAVAGEAEVPFFSLSGSDFVEMFVGVGAARVRDLFKQAKEKAPCIVFIDEIDAIGRSRGGGRMPGSNDERENTLNSLLVEMDGFSTDSGVIILAATNRPDVLDSALMRPGRFDRQVSIDKPDIIGREAIFKVHLGPLKVSKEMDAKKLAAQTPGFAGAEIANVCNEAALIAARRNKKAVDMDDFQDAIDRVIGGLEKKNKIISPEEKKIVAYHEAGHAVAGWFLEHADPLVKVSIVPRGIAALGYAQYLPKEQFLHQTEQLFDEMCMALGGRAAEEIVFGKISTGALSDLERITKMAYSMVSVYGMNDKIGNVSFYDSKDGGDYKFTKPYSEDTAKVIDEEVNKLIAKAYVTTKKLLTEKRDKLEILAQQLLEKEIIFQSDLEKLIGKRPFAQQTTYEAYTNGKKQEKLDQEKKEGESKKDEAVAEETTSESSNTENKKEDK, from the coding sequence ATGGCAGAAACACCAAAAGATAACAAAAGAAAAAAAATCATACCTAAACCCCCTCAAAAGCCTAATTATCAAATTTGGGTAATTATTATTTTGATCTCAGTGGTTTTTGGTATATCCATGTTTAGTGGCAGCAGTAGTGCTATTAAAATATCTGAAAAAAGATTCGAAAGAATGTATTTGAGTAATGATGTAAAAAAAGTCTTATTGCTCAAAAATCAAGGAATAGTTGAAGTCTTCCTTAAAGAAGAAGCACTCCAAAATTCAAAATATATCCAGGAGTTAGAGAATAGTAATCCTTGGAATTATCAACAAGGTCCGCACTATTCTTTTGAAATTCCTAGTTTAGATATCTTCGATAAAAACTTTGCTCAGCTTGAAAGCCAAGTTCCCGAAGGGGACAGAATTGGTTATGAGGTAGAAGAAAGAACCCAATGGTCGGAAATGTTTTGGAGCTATGGCTTTTTAATATTTTTATTATTTGGTGTATGGTTCTTAATGAGAAGAATGTCCGGGCAGGGTGGACCTGGTGGCCAAATCTTCAATATCGGCAAATCCAAAGCAGCATTATTTGACGCGGAAAATAAAGTTAAAATTACTTTTAAAGATGTAGCCGGACTAGACGAAGCAAAAGAAGAAGTCGCAGAGATAGTAGAATTCTTAAAAAACCCTTCCAAATTCACAACGCTTGGCGGAAAAATACCTAAGGGTGCATTATTGGTAGGCCCTCCGGGTACTGGAAAAACTTTACTAGCAAAAGCAGTTGCTGGTGAAGCTGAAGTTCCTTTCTTTTCTTTATCAGGCTCTGATTTCGTAGAAATGTTTGTGGGTGTTGGTGCGGCTAGAGTACGGGATTTATTCAAACAAGCCAAGGAAAAAGCTCCTTGTATCGTTTTTATTGACGAAATCGATGCAATTGGTCGCTCTAGAGGTGGTGGAAGAATGCCGGGTTCAAATGATGAGAGAGAAAATACCTTAAATTCCTTATTAGTGGAGATGGATGGTTTCTCTACTGACTCAGGGGTTATCATTTTAGCTGCAACAAACAGACCAGACGTACTGGATTCTGCTTTAATGAGACCAGGAAGGTTTGATAGACAAGTAAGTATAGATAAGCCAGATATTATCGGAAGAGAGGCTATTTTCAAAGTTCATTTGGGCCCATTAAAGGTAAGTAAGGAAATGGACGCGAAGAAATTAGCTGCGCAAACTCCTGGCTTTGCCGGAGCTGAAATAGCTAATGTTTGTAATGAAGCTGCTTTAATTGCCGCAAGACGAAATAAGAAAGCAGTTGATATGGATGACTTCCAAGATGCTATCGATAGAGTTATTGGTGGTCTCGAGAAGAAAAATAAAATCATTTCTCCAGAAGAAAAGAAAATTGTTGCTTACCATGAAGCGGGGCATGCTGTTGCAGGATGGTTCTTAGAGCATGCAGATCCATTGGTGAAAGTTAGTATTGTACCAAGAGGAATTGCAGCTTTGGGATATGCTCAATATTTACCTAAAGAACAGTTCTTACATCAAACAGAACAATTATTTGATGAAATGTGTATGGCTCTTGGTGGTCGTGCAGCAGAGGAAATAGTTTTTGGTAAAATTTCTACTGGAGCTTTAAGTGATTTAGAAAGAATTACCAAAATGGCTTACAGCATGGTAAGCGTTTACGGTATGAACGATAAAATCGGTAATGTTTCTTTCTATGACTCTAAAGACGGTGGTGATTATAAATTTACGAAACCGTATTCTGAAGATACTGCTAAGGTAATTGACGAAGAGGTTAATAAATTAATAGCCAAAGCTTATGTAACAACTAAAAAGCTCTTGACAGAAAAAAGAGACAAGTTGGAAATTTTAGCACAGCAACTTCTTGAGAAGGAAATAATTTTCCAATCTGATTTAGAGAAATTAATTGGTAAAAGACCATTTGCTCAACAAACAACTTATGAAGCATATACCAATGGTAAAAAGCAAGAAAAATTAGATCAGGAAAAGAAAGAAGGAGAATCAAAAAAAGATGAAGCTGTAGCTGAAGAAACTACCTCCGAATCTTCAAACACAGAAAATAAAAAAGAGGATAAGTAG
- the rsfS gene encoding ribosome silencing factor, whose amino-acid sequence MNSEALSNLVVQGMQERKAQDITIIDLSEVKNAVADFFVICSATSDTQADSISESIEKYVYKETQENPWKSEGKNNREWILIDFVNVVAHVFKKDKREHYDLENLWGDAKIIEVENV is encoded by the coding sequence ATGAATTCAGAGGCTTTAAGTAACTTAGTGGTGCAGGGAATGCAGGAGAGAAAAGCTCAAGACATCACCATCATAGATTTATCGGAAGTGAAAAACGCAGTAGCTGATTTCTTTGTTATATGTTCAGCTACTTCTGATACTCAGGCAGATTCGATTTCAGAATCTATAGAAAAATACGTATACAAAGAAACACAAGAGAACCCTTGGAAGTCGGAAGGAAAAAACAATAGAGAATGGATTCTCATTGACTTTGTAAACGTTGTCGCCCACGTTTTCAAAAAAGACAAAAGAGAACATTATGACCTAGAAAATCTTTGGGGCGATGCAAAAATCATCGAGGTTGAAAATGTATAA
- a CDS encoding biotin--[acetyl-CoA-carboxylase] ligase, whose amino-acid sequence MHKIFANTLFIGKQVISLPSCHSTNDLMAQMSAKNQLHEGAIIITDHQTKGKGQRGNTWNSPQGENLTFSVYFKPKFLKPSQQFELNRMVSLALLDVLKRLVPNANLFVKWPNDLIVNKKKIAGILIENSINQNSISESIAGIGLNVNQRDNLLSTATSLASHTQRTWDLNQLLLEVAQRIEHYYLILRGGDFRLIHELYEANLYLKDKVAFYEDSVSKFNGIIRKVHPDGILEIEDDSGIFKKYQFKEVRLLSNH is encoded by the coding sequence TTGCATAAAATCTTTGCCAATACTTTATTTATAGGGAAACAAGTGATTTCTCTGCCAAGCTGTCATTCCACTAATGATTTGATGGCACAAATGTCTGCCAAAAATCAACTTCATGAAGGTGCAATTATCATCACAGATCACCAAACAAAGGGTAAGGGACAAAGAGGAAATACTTGGAATTCGCCACAAGGCGAGAATTTAACTTTTTCCGTTTATTTTAAACCAAAATTTTTGAAGCCTTCTCAGCAATTTGAGTTGAATCGAATGGTGTCTTTAGCACTTTTGGATGTGTTAAAAAGACTTGTTCCTAACGCAAACTTGTTTGTAAAATGGCCTAATGATCTTATTGTTAACAAGAAAAAGATTGCCGGGATTCTAATTGAAAACTCCATTAACCAAAACAGCATTTCGGAAAGCATAGCTGGAATTGGGTTAAATGTGAACCAGAGAGATAACCTTTTATCAACTGCTACTTCCTTAGCTTCTCATACTCAAAGGACTTGGGATTTAAACCAGCTTTTGCTTGAAGTTGCCCAAAGAATAGAGCATTACTATTTAATTTTGAGAGGAGGTGATTTCCGATTGATTCATGAGCTTTACGAGGCCAATTTGTATTTGAAGGATAAGGTGGCTTTTTATGAAGATTCGGTAAGTAAATTCAACGGAATTATACGGAAAGTTCATCCTGACGGAATTTTAGAAATTGAAGATGATAGTGGGATTTTCAAGAAATACCAGTTCAAAGAAGTCCGCTTATTGTCAAACCATTAA
- the ahcY gene encoding adenosylhomocysteinase produces the protein MIDTQNYKVKDISLAAWGRKEITLAEAEMPGLMALREEYGKEQPLKGARIAGCLHMTIQTAVLIETLVALGAEVTWSSCNIFSTQDQAAAAIAAAGIPVYAWKGMTEEEFNWCIEQTLFFGEDKKPLNMILDDGGDLTNMVLDNYPELADGINGLSEETTTGVHRLYERMKKGTLPMPAINVNDSVTKSKFDNKYGCKESLVDAIRRATDVMMAGKVAVVGGYGDVGKGSAASLRGAGVRVIVTEIDPICALQAAMDGFEVKPMKKAVPEADIIVTATGNKDIITSDLFEAMKDKAIVCNIGHFDNEIDVDWLHKNAEWDNIKPQVDLVTMKNGKQIILLAEGRLVNLGCATGHPSFVMSNSFTNQTLAQIELWTRKDNYENAVYMLPKHLDEKVAALHLAKIGVELDSLSKDQADYIGVEVEGPFKPEYYRY, from the coding sequence ATGATAGATACACAGAATTACAAAGTAAAAGACATTTCCCTTGCTGCTTGGGGAAGAAAAGAGATTACACTTGCAGAGGCTGAAATGCCAGGATTGATGGCTTTAAGAGAAGAATATGGAAAAGAACAGCCATTGAAGGGTGCTAGAATCGCTGGTTGTTTGCATATGACTATTCAAACGGCTGTTTTGATTGAAACCTTAGTGGCTTTAGGTGCTGAAGTGACTTGGAGTTCTTGTAATATATTTTCAACTCAAGATCAAGCTGCAGCTGCTATTGCTGCTGCTGGTATTCCTGTTTATGCTTGGAAGGGCATGACTGAGGAAGAGTTCAACTGGTGTATAGAGCAAACACTTTTCTTTGGAGAAGATAAAAAGCCTCTAAATATGATATTGGATGATGGTGGTGATTTGACCAATATGGTTTTAGATAACTATCCTGAATTAGCAGATGGTATTAATGGTCTTTCAGAAGAAACTACTACAGGAGTTCATAGATTATATGAGCGTATGAAGAAAGGTACACTTCCAATGCCTGCAATTAATGTTAATGATTCTGTTACTAAATCTAAATTTGACAACAAGTATGGTTGTAAAGAATCGTTGGTGGATGCTATCAGAAGAGCAACTGATGTGATGATGGCCGGAAAAGTAGCTGTTGTTGGTGGATATGGAGATGTTGGAAAAGGCTCTGCTGCGTCCTTAAGAGGTGCTGGGGTGAGAGTTATAGTTACAGAAATTGACCCGATTTGTGCCCTTCAAGCTGCTATGGACGGATTTGAGGTAAAGCCAATGAAGAAAGCAGTTCCGGAAGCTGACATTATTGTTACTGCTACCGGCAACAAGGATATCATTACTTCTGATTTATTTGAAGCGATGAAAGATAAAGCTATTGTTTGTAATATTGGTCACTTCGATAATGAAATTGATGTAGATTGGTTACATAAAAATGCGGAGTGGGACAATATCAAACCACAAGTTGATTTAGTTACTATGAAAAACGGTAAGCAAATTATACTTCTTGCCGAAGGTAGATTGGTAAACCTTGGTTGTGCTACAGGTCACCCGTCATTTGTAATGTCTAATTCATTTACAAATCAAACATTGGCTCAAATCGAATTGTGGACTCGTAAAGATAATTATGAGAATGCTGTTTATATGTTGCCTAAGCACTTAGATGAAAAAGTTGCAGCATTGCACTTGGCTAAAATTGGAGTAGAACTAGATTCTTTAAGCAAAGACCAAGCAGATTACATTGGAGTTGAGGTTGAAGGACCATTTAAACCAGAGTATTATAGATATTAA
- a CDS encoding glycosyltransferase has protein sequence MNRLISYVHSVDITSMSPSVNFVFYNALSIAEKGQEINLYVRSGSSQPIRPYLEDRFNTIIPENLKIRTFKRQKFSIFFYLFCILNLSRNKSQQLIITRTLGFLPYLVTLKKSNWKVYFETHDFYTDLKVRTDLNSNRLARKQKLEKLFLKKLDGIICLSNVQKQVFRKYYPHQSINVFHTGLIIRDKKKPTIDQKYLVYVGSLDALKGISNIFKLSEYLDESIKIKIIGGKSKAEIAKVESQITQKRLDNKLEITGWLDKKELHHLLQNAQAGLLPLMDNFFNRYLTVPLKLLDYYSFNLPVFATKLPSLEEFIENANTGLFVDWEKPEQAAREIESFLGNQDKMENARRELKDVALSLSWETRAQKQIDLLEEIF, from the coding sequence ATGAATAGGTTGATTTCTTATGTTCATTCGGTAGATATTACCTCCATGTCACCATCAGTTAATTTTGTGTTTTACAATGCTTTGTCAATTGCTGAAAAAGGTCAAGAAATCAACCTTTATGTTAGAAGTGGGTCAAGTCAGCCCATTAGACCGTATTTAGAAGATAGGTTTAATACAATTATTCCAGAGAATCTTAAGATTCGAACCTTCAAAAGGCAGAAGTTCTCTATTTTCTTTTATTTATTTTGTATTCTAAATCTTTCTAGGAATAAATCTCAACAACTGATAATTACAAGGACATTAGGTTTTTTACCCTATCTGGTTACTCTCAAAAAATCGAACTGGAAAGTTTATTTTGAGACGCATGATTTTTATACCGACCTAAAGGTAAGAACTGATCTGAATTCCAATCGTCTGGCAAGAAAGCAGAAATTAGAGAAATTATTTCTGAAAAAACTGGATGGGATTATTTGTTTAAGCAATGTTCAAAAGCAAGTTTTTAGAAAATATTATCCCCACCAATCTATTAATGTATTTCACACTGGATTAATCATTAGGGACAAGAAGAAACCGACAATTGACCAAAAATATTTGGTGTATGTAGGTTCTCTAGATGCATTAAAAGGTATTTCCAATATATTTAAACTTTCAGAATACCTCGATGAGTCAATAAAAATTAAGATTATTGGAGGTAAATCAAAAGCTGAGATTGCTAAAGTTGAATCGCAAATCACGCAGAAGAGATTGGATAACAAACTTGAGATCACGGGTTGGTTAGATAAGAAGGAATTACATCATCTCCTCCAAAATGCTCAAGCAGGTCTTTTGCCACTAATGGATAATTTTTTTAATCGATATTTAACAGTTCCTTTAAAACTGCTGGACTATTATTCATTTAATTTGCCAGTATTTGCTACCAAATTACCATCTTTGGAAGAGTTCATTGAAAATGCTAATACCGGTTTATTCGTTGATTGGGAAAAGCCAGAACAGGCGGCTCGAGAAATTGAGTCTTTTTTAGGTAATCAGGATAAGATGGAGAATGCTAGGCGAGAGCTGAAGGATGTCGCATTATCATTAAGCTGGGAAACTAGAGCCCAAAAACAAATAGACTTACTAGAAGAAATATTTTAA
- a CDS encoding class I SAM-dependent methyltransferase, translating into MNIIRKKILKQQQLLEDIYADSLVLQQLLKGFKTYIPWTQYAIRPFAISIVLNDLILNNRKYYLEFGSGVSTFLAAKLVQLNSLDCKIVSVEHDDAWLQIVKDTLEKEGLAHLVELVHVPLRSQENELISKTVNWYDREDLKFKLPNYQYDAILVDGPPGEKKMNRFPAIEFLNDHSLLASDLVVYLDDFNRLEEKKIVKYWEEILNIKFDSVLNKIAIGTKGKGFKVRLHN; encoded by the coding sequence ATGAATATTATCAGGAAAAAAATACTCAAACAACAGCAGTTATTAGAAGACATCTATGCAGATAGTCTTGTTTTGCAGCAACTGCTAAAGGGTTTTAAAACCTATATACCATGGACACAGTATGCGATTAGACCATTTGCCATATCCATCGTACTGAATGACCTCATTTTAAACAATAGGAAATATTATTTAGAGTTTGGCTCAGGTGTATCCACCTTTTTAGCTGCAAAACTGGTCCAGTTAAACAGCCTTGATTGTAAAATTGTTTCTGTCGAACACGATGATGCATGGTTACAAATTGTGAAAGATACATTAGAAAAAGAGGGGTTAGCTCATCTCGTTGAATTGGTACATGTGCCCTTAAGAAGTCAAGAAAACGAGTTGATTTCTAAAACAGTAAACTGGTATGATAGAGAGGACTTAAAGTTCAAATTGCCCAACTACCAGTATGATGCAATTTTGGTAGATGGCCCTCCTGGTGAAAAGAAAATGAATCGTTTTCCTGCCATAGAGTTTTTAAATGATCATTCACTTTTAGCTTCAGATTTGGTTGTTTATTTAGACGATTTCAATCGACTTGAAGAAAAGAAAATCGTCAAGTATTGGGAAGAAATACTAAATATCAAATTTGATTCTGTACTAAATAAAATTGCAATTGGTACTAAAGGGAAAGGCTTTAAAGTAAGATTGCATAATTAA
- a CDS encoding glycosyltransferase family 4 protein — MKILHLSSESSWRGGEQQIAYLIEELDKMGVEPLVACKPNSKFEELCIEKGWQHYPLNMKNSTDFKSGIGLKKLCHELSIDIVHVHSSHSHGTAYLSYLLGNKTPVVLTRRVDFELKNNFFSKHKYTFPKIKKIACVSDAIREIVIRTTKQPEKCVTIYSAINHKKFEAHIGNDFLRKQYKIADDITLIGNTSAIAPHKDYFTFVDSAYYYIQNFDKKVKFFIIGKGELEREIKDYIKKLKLEDYFIFTGFLKNIEEVLPSLDIFFISSKTEGLGTSVIDAFAAKVPVVGTKAGGIPELVKNLDTGLIAEVKDSKSLAENLFELKKDEKLQDQLIHNAYEYSLKFNTKVMAEKYLNLYQEIKASK; from the coding sequence ATGAAAATTCTTCACCTAAGTTCTGAATCTAGTTGGCGAGGAGGAGAGCAGCAAATTGCTTATCTGATTGAAGAATTGGATAAGATGGGAGTTGAACCACTTGTGGCCTGCAAACCCAACTCAAAATTCGAAGAACTATGCATTGAAAAAGGATGGCAACACTACCCTCTCAACATGAAAAATTCCACTGATTTCAAATCAGGGATTGGGTTAAAAAAATTATGTCATGAATTATCAATTGACATAGTACACGTACATAGTTCGCATTCTCATGGCACTGCCTACTTATCGTATCTGTTAGGTAATAAAACGCCCGTGGTATTAACGAGAAGAGTAGATTTTGAATTGAAAAATAACTTCTTTTCGAAGCACAAATACACATTTCCTAAAATTAAAAAGATCGCCTGCGTTTCTGATGCAATAAGAGAAATAGTAATAAGAACCACCAAGCAGCCAGAAAAATGTGTGACTATTTACAGTGCTATCAATCATAAAAAATTTGAAGCCCACATTGGAAATGATTTTCTTCGAAAGCAATATAAAATTGCTGATGACATCACCTTAATCGGAAACACAAGTGCGATAGCTCCTCATAAAGATTATTTTACTTTTGTGGACAGTGCCTATTATTATATCCAAAATTTCGATAAAAAAGTGAAGTTTTTCATCATAGGAAAAGGCGAACTGGAACGTGAAATCAAAGATTACATTAAGAAACTTAAACTAGAAGATTACTTTATTTTCACTGGATTTCTAAAGAATATAGAAGAGGTCTTGCCTTCGTTAGACATCTTTTTCATTAGTTCAAAGACAGAAGGCCTAGGTACTAGTGTAATAGATGCTTTTGCGGCAAAAGTACCTGTAGTAGGCACCAAGGCAGGTGGTATTCCCGAATTGGTCAAAAATTTAGATACTGGTCTTATTGCTGAGGTAAAAGACTCTAAAAGTTTAGCCGAAAACCTTTTTGAATTGAAAAAAGATGAAAAGCTTCAGGATCAACTGATCCATAATGCTTATGAATATTCATTGAAGTTTAATACAAAAGTGATGGCTGAAAAATACCTTAATTTATACCAAGAAATTAAGGCATCTAAGTAA
- a CDS encoding glycosyltransferase family 2 protein produces MKISATIITFNEEQNIKRCLESLLEVADEIVVVDSHSTDQTETICMSYEQVRFIKNEFPGHIEQKNFAIEQAAHEWILSLDADECLSDHLKTEIETIKSFDQTDFQAYSMPRLNNYCGKWIKHSGWYPDRKVRLWNRKIGKWGGNNPHDKVILDTDLRAGNLKADLLHYTIASLSAHINQVNKFSEIAARQLMNSDEKSSATFKMIFDPPFIFIKRYILQLGFLDGFYGLCIAVISATAKFLKYAKYRQLKSKK; encoded by the coding sequence ATGAAGATAAGTGCTACTATAATCACTTTTAACGAGGAGCAGAACATCAAAAGATGCTTAGAGTCTCTACTTGAAGTTGCTGATGAAATTGTCGTGGTGGATAGTCATTCCACTGATCAAACAGAGACTATATGTATGTCCTACGAGCAAGTCAGATTTATCAAAAATGAATTCCCGGGACATATTGAACAGAAAAATTTTGCCATTGAGCAAGCAGCGCATGAATGGATTCTTTCTTTGGATGCTGATGAATGTTTAAGCGATCATTTGAAAACTGAAATAGAGACTATTAAATCGTTCGATCAAACTGATTTCCAAGCCTACTCAATGCCGCGGTTAAACAACTATTGTGGGAAATGGATTAAACATAGCGGTTGGTACCCTGACAGAAAAGTTAGGTTATGGAATAGAAAAATAGGGAAATGGGGCGGTAATAATCCACATGACAAAGTTATTTTAGATACTGACTTACGAGCGGGAAATCTTAAAGCAGATTTGTTGCATTATACGATTGCAAGCTTAAGTGCACATATTAATCAAGTCAATAAATTCTCTGAAATTGCAGCTCGTCAGCTTATGAATTCAGATGAAAAGTCATCGGCCACCTTTAAGATGATTTTCGATCCTCCTTTTATTTTCATTAAAAGATACATCTTACAGTTGGGATTTTTGGATGGGTTTTATGGTCTCTGCATTGCCGTGATTTCAGCTACGGCAAAATTTTTAAAATACGCCAAATACAGGCAATTAAAATCAAAGAAATGA